A genomic region of Venturia canescens isolate UGA chromosome 9, ASM1945775v1, whole genome shotgun sequence contains the following coding sequences:
- the tacc gene encoding uncharacterized protein tacc isoform X1, with translation MSSPSNVTGASVGIRDGTRVILREITANLQNSPPGTSPKRRGSNEGSTSKIEPQQQQPQHDVKVRFIREFADAPSTTIREGIPECSSLSSASSFQSLASTLSSKCSSGICVDSSPNKSANNSYLSPEIKGLDDLIAACENIHLNDSTKEQSFELRADSEDNSPDATFTSAADNTSLDRSRGNSPINLKNDVDPSLNVTADINRPISPINQADSTDPNLNTTTEITEPKSSIDNEAHCNPDIPRDIEKDPSEPDFNFNVATEIHNERHSPVIRQKEENTDLNVTTEIQRENHQQIEQEFGSDLAREIEKTSALSSSQGNSILNVTTDAINDNFVNDCPDGRDLDSTRVISSNNSPIKCSVDFNLNLDSTRIISNDDSSNKCPNNFTPDLDTTREVTREFSELNREARGIDKPQIFYENAISSSTQLHSHTPEFVDALCTSSELEKSDGTFVQCVSDIAQLSEPKETDVALKDLDFAIESTEILKSTVEESKEELKGYEDYPLELITPSLSQFHENLCAPNFESINESDISAEKNFSKFSAQDLKITKQTDNFVDESKELIKENTESWTIPTLPTLSSIHSPIDLNESTNLRIQEASIQEIDHSNENNSQRSLELKESENSEENRTEGCSISEKFAAPLTIENCLAKPLTNFISAYNLVDGGVGVCDPDTEEYELTTPAVPVPLKLSKIINCTVPKITCHSVKDLIQQKLRKEKIQGEEFNLSRKINRDSNNPELLTDNEIDHLESGTVSAEIETESFPEITKKQNGSNDELDTTVTADDLDIDDFPESDQFAEFVPQRQSTGFEQLNKLEPQKSTLIAGATEEHNFVRPPVPLNENYEEFRPQKQSTSLNNFTSPVSSKPERQRTHYLTALSEPEESSINEKIKSTPNKQVNSFDHRCNFEQLEVAANSVANDIFNSSLDLPEENEHYVSAQSEVFQDPSNFEFFLSKTPKRNTNRNLRDLSLYVKFDPLVSNTSMLPQGNIQSASPPTSEARNGENNTAVPNVGTPKRNPAIAAIDRLLFYSPMSGNATPTNTSTTTQKTNDGQEKLKSADEATEDTINMAKELELVRTTVLQLEEQLEKLKIDHEEALDKQASYKEKINQLQTQLAQEVKHKNEITVVVDEYEISISRLVAERERDRKNLDLEKAKLQEELAAAKHHLDNTEAAFNDVHLKYERLKAVVATYKNNEAELKKSIQENVEIIKSLENRYEQVKSHATARLEKANLDLEEIRKQNDSETVRLRAMLRKAELKSNSLAELVEQKTKENNQLTQILDELIARVGVNKSE, from the exons ATGTCAAGTCCGAGCAACGTTACTGGAGCTTCGGTCGGAATTCGCGATGGCACCAGAGTCATACTTCGCGAAATAACGGCTAATTTGCAAAATTCGCCACCAGGAACTTCACCTAAACGCAGA GGCAGCAATGAAGGATCAACGAGCAAAATCGAACCTCAACAACAGCAGCCACAGCACGATGTAAAAGTTCGATTTATAAGGGAATTCGCGGACGCGCCAAGTACGACAATACGCGAAGGAATACCGGAATGCAGCAGTTTATCGTCGGCGAGTAGCTTTCAGAGTCTCGCAAGTACATTAAGTTCAAAATGCAGCAGTGGAATATGCGTGGACAGTAGCCCGAATAAAAGTGCGAACAATTCGTATCTGAGTCCGGAAATAAAGGGTCTTGATGATCTTATAGCAGCGTGTGAGAATATCCATTTGAACGATTCTACGAAGGAACAATCTTTCGAATTACGAGCCGATTCGGAGGACAACAGTCCCGATGCAACATTTACATCGGCAGCTGATAACACCAGTCTTGATCGTTCGAGAGGAAATTCGCCGATTAATTTGAAGAATGACGTTGATCCGAGTCTTAATGTAACCGCAGATATAAACAGACCAATTTCACCGATTAATCAGGCGGACTCGACCGATCCTAATCTCAATACTACTACAGAGATAACGGAACCGAAATCATCAATTGATAACGAAGCTCATTGCAATCCCGATATTCCAAGAGACATTGAAAAAGATCCCTCCGAGCCTGATTTTAATTTCAACGTTGCCACCGAAATCCATAACGAACGACATTCACCTGTAATTCGTCAGAAGGAAGAAAATACTGATCTGAATGTTACCACTGAAATTCAGAGAGAGAATCACCAACAAATTGAACAGGAATTTGGCTCTGATCTTGCACGAGAGATCGAGAAAACATCTGCGCTTTCTTCGAGTCAAGGAAATTCTATATTGAACGTTACTACCGATGCaattaacgataattttgTTAACGATTGTCCGGATGGACGCGATCTCGATTCAACGAGAGTAATTTCCAGCAATAATTCACCGATCAAATGTTCTGTCGATTTTAATCTCAATCTCGATTCGACAAGGATAATTTCCAACGACGATTCATCGAACAAATGTCCCAATAATTTTACTCCTGATCTTGATACAACGAGAGAAGTAACCAGAGAATTTTCTGAGCTTAATCGCGAAGCTCGCGGTATAGACAAACcccaaattttttatgaaaatgcaATAAGCTCTTCGACTCAATTGCACTCTCACACACCTGAATTCGTCGATGCACTGTGTACGTCATCCGAGCTTGAAAAATCGGACGGAACGTTCGTTCAGTGCGTCAGTGATATTGCACAATTATCGGAGCCTAAAGAAACCGACGTAGCATTGAAAGACTTAGATTTTGCTATCGAAAGtactgaaattttgaaatctaCCGTTGAAGAAAGTAAGGAGGAATTGAAAGGGTACGAGGATTATCCCCTCGAATTGATAACACCGTCGCTTTCACAATTCCACGAAAATTTATGCGCTCCCAACTTCGAGTCGATCAACGAATCCGACAtatcggcggaaaaaaatttctcgaaattcAGCGctcaagatttgaaaataacgaaacaaACGGATAATTTCGTCGACGAATCGAAAGAGCTGATAAAGGAAAATACGGAAAGTTGGACAATTCCTACCTTACCAACTTTGTCAAGTATTCACTCGCCAATTGATTTGAACGAGAGCACAAATTTACGTATACAAGAAGCTTCAATCCAGGAGATCGATCattcgaacgaaaataattcacaACGTTCACTAGAACTAAAAGAGAGCGAAAATAGTGAAGAAAATCGTACAGAAGGGTGTTCAATTTCAGAAAAATTCGCTGCACCACTGACCATTGAAAATTGTTTGGCAAAACCATTGACGAATTTTATCAGTGCCTATAATCTAGTGGACGGTGGCGTAGGCGTTTGCGACCCTGATACGGAAGAATATGAACTGACAACACCAGCGGTGCCCGTACCGttgaaactttcgaaaattataaattgtacGGTTCCTAAAATCACGTGTCACAGCGTCAAAGATTTGATTCAACAGAAattgagaaaagagaaaatacaaGGCGAAGAGTTTAACTtatcgagaaaaatcaataggGATTCGAATAATCCAGAACTATTAACGGACAACGAGATCGATCATTTGGAATCTGGAACCGTTAGTGCGGAAATAGAAACAGAAAGTTTTCcagaaattacgaaaaaacaaaatggatCAAATGATGAACTCGATACGACTGTAACAGCTGATGATTTGGACATCGATGATTTTCCTGAGAGCGATCAATTCGCCGAATTCGTTCCTCAACGACAAAGCACCGGATTCGAGCAACTAAATAAATTAGAACCACAAAAATCGACCCTCATTGCTGGTGCAACCGAAGAACACAATTTCGTTCGTCCACCCGTCCCCTTGAACGAAAACTACGAAGAATTCAGACCACAAAAACAAAGTACAAGTTTGAATAATTTCACGTCTCCTGTGTCCTCAAAACCCGAGAGACAGAGAACACACTACCTAACAGCTTTATCCGAACCCGAAGAATCATCgataaacgagaaaataaaatctacTCCGAACAAACAAGTCAATAGCTTTGATCATCGCTGCAATTTCGAACAATTGGAAGTAGCTGCCAACTCGGTTGCCAATGATATTTTCAACTCATCCCTTGACCTCCCCGAAGAAAACGAACACTACGTGAGCGCGCAATCCGAAG tttttcaagATCCGTCAAATTTTGAGTTCTTCCTATCGAAAACCCCGAAGAGAAATACGAATcgaaatttgcgagatttgtCATTGTACGTGAAGTTTGATCCATTGGTATCGAACACAAGTATGTTGCCACAAGGAAATATTCAGAGCGCCAGTCCACCGACGAGTGAGGCGAGAAACGGAGAAAATAATACCGCGGTACCGAATGTCGGTACGCCAAAGCGAAATCCAGCAATAGCAGCAATTGACCGATTGTTATTCTACAGCCCAATGTCAGGCAACGCGACACCGACCAACACAAGTACGACAACTCAGAAGACAAATGATGGGCAGGAAAAATTG aaatctGCGGATGAAGCCACCGAGGATACGATAAACATGGCGAAAGAGTTGGAATTGGTTCGAACGACGGTGTTGCAACTTGAGGAgcaattggaaaaattgaaaatcgatcATGAAGAAGCGTTAGATAAGCAAGCCagttataaagaaaaaatcaatcaattgCAAACTCAACTTGCCCAGGAAGTTAAACACAAGAATGAAATAAC GGTCGTTGTCGATGAGTATGAAATATCGATAAGTCGTTTGGTCGCTGAACGGGAACgagatcgaaaaaatcttgaccTCGAAAAAGCTAAATTGCAGGAAGAACTCGCGGCAGCGAAACATCATCTCGACAATACCGAAGCCGCATTCAATGATGTACATTTGAAATATGAGAGACTCAAAGCCGTTGTCGCAACATACAAAAACAACGAGGCGGAGCTCAAAAAAAGCATACAAGAGAACGTTGAAATAATCAAATCTTTGGAAAATCGTTACGAACAGGTCAAGAGTCATGCGACGGCGAGGCTCGAGAA ggctAACTTGGATCTCGAAGAAATCCGTAAGCAGAACGACTCCGAAACTGTCAGACTCCGAGCAATGTTGAGAAAAGCCGAATTGAAGAGTAATTCATTGGCAGAGTTGGTCGAGCAAAAAACAAAGGAGAACAATCAGTTAACGCAAATATTGGATGAGCTGATTGCAAGGGTTGGAGTCAACAAGTCGGAATGA
- the tacc gene encoding uncharacterized protein tacc isoform X3, translated as MGNIIGRKGSNEGSTSKIEPQQQQPQHDVKVRFIREFADAPSTTIREGIPECSSLSSASSFQSLASTLSSKCSSGICVDSSPNKSANNSYLSPEIKGLDDLIAACENIHLNDSTKEQSFELRADSEDNSPDATFTSAADNTSLDRSRGNSPINLKNDVDPSLNVTADINRPISPINQADSTDPNLNTTTEITEPKSSIDNEAHCNPDIPRDIEKDPSEPDFNFNVATEIHNERHSPVIRQKEENTDLNVTTEIQRENHQQIEQEFGSDLAREIEKTSALSSSQGNSILNVTTDAINDNFVNDCPDGRDLDSTRVISSNNSPIKCSVDFNLNLDSTRIISNDDSSNKCPNNFTPDLDTTREVTREFSELNREARGIDKPQIFYENAISSSTQLHSHTPEFVDALCTSSELEKSDGTFVQCVSDIAQLSEPKETDVALKDLDFAIESTEILKSTVEESKEELKGYEDYPLELITPSLSQFHENLCAPNFESINESDISAEKNFSKFSAQDLKITKQTDNFVDESKELIKENTESWTIPTLPTLSSIHSPIDLNESTNLRIQEASIQEIDHSNENNSQRSLELKESENSEENRTEGCSISEKFAAPLTIENCLAKPLTNFISAYNLVDGGVGVCDPDTEEYELTTPAVPVPLKLSKIINCTVPKITCHSVKDLIQQKLRKEKIQGEEFNLSRKINRDSNNPELLTDNEIDHLESGTVSAEIETESFPEITKKQNGSNDELDTTVTADDLDIDDFPESDQFAEFVPQRQSTGFEQLNKLEPQKSTLIAGATEEHNFVRPPVPLNENYEEFRPQKQSTSLNNFTSPVSSKPERQRTHYLTALSEPEESSINEKIKSTPNKQVNSFDHRCNFEQLEVAANSVANDIFNSSLDLPEENEHYVSAQSEVFQDPSNFEFFLSKTPKRNTNRNLRDLSLYVKFDPLVSNTSMLPQGNIQSASPPTSEARNGENNTAVPNVGTPKRNPAIAAIDRLLFYSPMSGNATPTNTSTTTQKTNDGQEKLKSADEATEDTINMAKELELVRTTVLQLEEQLEKLKIDHEEALDKQASYKEKINQLQTQLAQEVKHKNEITVVVDEYEISISRLVAERERDRKNLDLEKAKLQEELAAAKHHLDNTEAAFNDVHLKYERLKAVVATYKNNEAELKKSIQENVEIIKSLENRYEQVKSHATARLEKANLDLEEIRKQNDSETVRLRAMLRKAELKSNSLAELVEQKTKENNQLTQILDELIARVGVNKSE; from the exons ATGGGTAACATCATCGGGAGAAAG GGCAGCAATGAAGGATCAACGAGCAAAATCGAACCTCAACAACAGCAGCCACAGCACGATGTAAAAGTTCGATTTATAAGGGAATTCGCGGACGCGCCAAGTACGACAATACGCGAAGGAATACCGGAATGCAGCAGTTTATCGTCGGCGAGTAGCTTTCAGAGTCTCGCAAGTACATTAAGTTCAAAATGCAGCAGTGGAATATGCGTGGACAGTAGCCCGAATAAAAGTGCGAACAATTCGTATCTGAGTCCGGAAATAAAGGGTCTTGATGATCTTATAGCAGCGTGTGAGAATATCCATTTGAACGATTCTACGAAGGAACAATCTTTCGAATTACGAGCCGATTCGGAGGACAACAGTCCCGATGCAACATTTACATCGGCAGCTGATAACACCAGTCTTGATCGTTCGAGAGGAAATTCGCCGATTAATTTGAAGAATGACGTTGATCCGAGTCTTAATGTAACCGCAGATATAAACAGACCAATTTCACCGATTAATCAGGCGGACTCGACCGATCCTAATCTCAATACTACTACAGAGATAACGGAACCGAAATCATCAATTGATAACGAAGCTCATTGCAATCCCGATATTCCAAGAGACATTGAAAAAGATCCCTCCGAGCCTGATTTTAATTTCAACGTTGCCACCGAAATCCATAACGAACGACATTCACCTGTAATTCGTCAGAAGGAAGAAAATACTGATCTGAATGTTACCACTGAAATTCAGAGAGAGAATCACCAACAAATTGAACAGGAATTTGGCTCTGATCTTGCACGAGAGATCGAGAAAACATCTGCGCTTTCTTCGAGTCAAGGAAATTCTATATTGAACGTTACTACCGATGCaattaacgataattttgTTAACGATTGTCCGGATGGACGCGATCTCGATTCAACGAGAGTAATTTCCAGCAATAATTCACCGATCAAATGTTCTGTCGATTTTAATCTCAATCTCGATTCGACAAGGATAATTTCCAACGACGATTCATCGAACAAATGTCCCAATAATTTTACTCCTGATCTTGATACAACGAGAGAAGTAACCAGAGAATTTTCTGAGCTTAATCGCGAAGCTCGCGGTATAGACAAACcccaaattttttatgaaaatgcaATAAGCTCTTCGACTCAATTGCACTCTCACACACCTGAATTCGTCGATGCACTGTGTACGTCATCCGAGCTTGAAAAATCGGACGGAACGTTCGTTCAGTGCGTCAGTGATATTGCACAATTATCGGAGCCTAAAGAAACCGACGTAGCATTGAAAGACTTAGATTTTGCTATCGAAAGtactgaaattttgaaatctaCCGTTGAAGAAAGTAAGGAGGAATTGAAAGGGTACGAGGATTATCCCCTCGAATTGATAACACCGTCGCTTTCACAATTCCACGAAAATTTATGCGCTCCCAACTTCGAGTCGATCAACGAATCCGACAtatcggcggaaaaaaatttctcgaaattcAGCGctcaagatttgaaaataacgaaacaaACGGATAATTTCGTCGACGAATCGAAAGAGCTGATAAAGGAAAATACGGAAAGTTGGACAATTCCTACCTTACCAACTTTGTCAAGTATTCACTCGCCAATTGATTTGAACGAGAGCACAAATTTACGTATACAAGAAGCTTCAATCCAGGAGATCGATCattcgaacgaaaataattcacaACGTTCACTAGAACTAAAAGAGAGCGAAAATAGTGAAGAAAATCGTACAGAAGGGTGTTCAATTTCAGAAAAATTCGCTGCACCACTGACCATTGAAAATTGTTTGGCAAAACCATTGACGAATTTTATCAGTGCCTATAATCTAGTGGACGGTGGCGTAGGCGTTTGCGACCCTGATACGGAAGAATATGAACTGACAACACCAGCGGTGCCCGTACCGttgaaactttcgaaaattataaattgtacGGTTCCTAAAATCACGTGTCACAGCGTCAAAGATTTGATTCAACAGAAattgagaaaagagaaaatacaaGGCGAAGAGTTTAACTtatcgagaaaaatcaataggGATTCGAATAATCCAGAACTATTAACGGACAACGAGATCGATCATTTGGAATCTGGAACCGTTAGTGCGGAAATAGAAACAGAAAGTTTTCcagaaattacgaaaaaacaaaatggatCAAATGATGAACTCGATACGACTGTAACAGCTGATGATTTGGACATCGATGATTTTCCTGAGAGCGATCAATTCGCCGAATTCGTTCCTCAACGACAAAGCACCGGATTCGAGCAACTAAATAAATTAGAACCACAAAAATCGACCCTCATTGCTGGTGCAACCGAAGAACACAATTTCGTTCGTCCACCCGTCCCCTTGAACGAAAACTACGAAGAATTCAGACCACAAAAACAAAGTACAAGTTTGAATAATTTCACGTCTCCTGTGTCCTCAAAACCCGAGAGACAGAGAACACACTACCTAACAGCTTTATCCGAACCCGAAGAATCATCgataaacgagaaaataaaatctacTCCGAACAAACAAGTCAATAGCTTTGATCATCGCTGCAATTTCGAACAATTGGAAGTAGCTGCCAACTCGGTTGCCAATGATATTTTCAACTCATCCCTTGACCTCCCCGAAGAAAACGAACACTACGTGAGCGCGCAATCCGAAG tttttcaagATCCGTCAAATTTTGAGTTCTTCCTATCGAAAACCCCGAAGAGAAATACGAATcgaaatttgcgagatttgtCATTGTACGTGAAGTTTGATCCATTGGTATCGAACACAAGTATGTTGCCACAAGGAAATATTCAGAGCGCCAGTCCACCGACGAGTGAGGCGAGAAACGGAGAAAATAATACCGCGGTACCGAATGTCGGTACGCCAAAGCGAAATCCAGCAATAGCAGCAATTGACCGATTGTTATTCTACAGCCCAATGTCAGGCAACGCGACACCGACCAACACAAGTACGACAACTCAGAAGACAAATGATGGGCAGGAAAAATTG aaatctGCGGATGAAGCCACCGAGGATACGATAAACATGGCGAAAGAGTTGGAATTGGTTCGAACGACGGTGTTGCAACTTGAGGAgcaattggaaaaattgaaaatcgatcATGAAGAAGCGTTAGATAAGCAAGCCagttataaagaaaaaatcaatcaattgCAAACTCAACTTGCCCAGGAAGTTAAACACAAGAATGAAATAAC GGTCGTTGTCGATGAGTATGAAATATCGATAAGTCGTTTGGTCGCTGAACGGGAACgagatcgaaaaaatcttgaccTCGAAAAAGCTAAATTGCAGGAAGAACTCGCGGCAGCGAAACATCATCTCGACAATACCGAAGCCGCATTCAATGATGTACATTTGAAATATGAGAGACTCAAAGCCGTTGTCGCAACATACAAAAACAACGAGGCGGAGCTCAAAAAAAGCATACAAGAGAACGTTGAAATAATCAAATCTTTGGAAAATCGTTACGAACAGGTCAAGAGTCATGCGACGGCGAGGCTCGAGAA ggctAACTTGGATCTCGAAGAAATCCGTAAGCAGAACGACTCCGAAACTGTCAGACTCCGAGCAATGTTGAGAAAAGCCGAATTGAAGAGTAATTCATTGGCAGAGTTGGTCGAGCAAAAAACAAAGGAGAACAATCAGTTAACGCAAATATTGGATGAGCTGATTGCAAGGGTTGGAGTCAACAAGTCGGAATGA